In a single window of the bacterium genome:
- a CDS encoding SDR family oxidoreductase, whose product MRLLITGGSGLLGGNLTFMSAREGIETYAAYCSRPVKIAGATTFSLDITQRSDVLSKIEEIQPDVIIHTAAVTKPDVCEEDQGLAWRVNVTGTENLVQAAKITQTKFIYLSTDLVFDGRAGLYREDDPTNPLSCYAWTKLEGEKIVTANSTNCCIVRTAVIYGPSIGGGSFSEWVIRGLKEGQQVPLFVDQFRSPILVTNLAQALLEICHRGITGLYHLGGAERINRLDFGRILTQEYGFPEANLPPVAMDDFGFKAPRPKDCSFDISRAKKTFKVRFLGAKEGIKRLKELEDEGYPEQLRKG is encoded by the coding sequence ATGAGGCTTTTAATCACAGGAGGAAGCGGGCTTCTGGGAGGTAATCTGACCTTTATGTCGGCCAGAGAGGGCATAGAAACTTATGCGGCCTACTGTTCGCGTCCGGTCAAAATTGCTGGGGCGACTACTTTTTCGCTGGATATTACTCAGCGGTCCGATGTCCTCTCCAAGATAGAAGAGATACAGCCGGACGTAATCATTCATACCGCGGCCGTAACCAAACCGGACGTGTGTGAAGAGGATCAAGGTTTGGCCTGGAGGGTAAATGTCACTGGCACCGAGAATCTGGTCCAGGCCGCTAAAATTACCCAGACCAAATTCATCTACCTCTCGACTGATCTCGTCTTTGACGGCCGCGCCGGTCTTTATCGGGAAGATGATCCGACTAATCCTCTCTCTTGCTATGCCTGGACAAAGTTAGAAGGAGAGAAAATAGTTACGGCTAACAGCACCAATTGCTGTATTGTCCGAACAGCCGTCATCTACGGACCCAGTATCGGGGGGGGAAGTTTCTCTGAATGGGTTATCCGAGGGCTGAAGGAAGGCCAACAAGTGCCCCTCTTTGTAGATCAATTCCGGTCCCCTATTCTGGTGACCAACCTGGCCCAGGCTTTACTTGAGATCTGCCATCGAGGCATTACCGGACTTTATCACTTAGGCGGGGCAGAGCGGATCAATCGCTTGGACTTCGGCCGGATATTGACTCAGGAATATGGATTCCCTGAGGCCAATCTTCCTCCTGTGGCGATGGATGATTTTGGCTTTAAAGCCCCCCGGCCAAAGGATTGTTCTTTTGACATTAGCCGGGCGAAAAAGACATTTAAGGTAAGGTTCCTGGGAGCCAAAGAGGGGATCAAGCGGCTAAAAGAATTAGAGGATGAAGGTTATCCGGAACAACTCAGAAAAGGATGA